In a single window of the Roseiconus lacunae genome:
- the argC gene encoding N-acetyl-gamma-glutamyl-phosphate reductase, which translates to MSLSVALIGATGYTGLEVAKLLSVHPQARLTIATARADAGQPIASVHPSLVGRVDLVLEELDADKIASRCDVAMCCLPHGASAETVRGLCAAGVRVIDFSADFRLSSLDVYEHWYKVKHPWPERVGQTVYGLPEFFADEIAKADLVANPGCYPTSAILPLAPLAKAGLIETDDIIVDSKSGVSGAGRGLKLGTLYCETNESIAAYAVGSHRHGPEIDDLVGRIGGIDPQVIFTPHLTPMSRGILSTIYVRPKSDDVVGAVKQVTQCWRDCYGEQPFVNVVDHLPATAHVAGTNYVQMAARASGKRVVLLSAIDNLAKGASGAAIQNMNVMFGIDQQVGLN; encoded by the coding sequence ATGTCGTTATCCGTCGCGTTGATCGGTGCCACAGGGTACACCGGTTTGGAAGTTGCCAAGCTCTTAAGCGTCCATCCGCAGGCGCGATTGACCATCGCCACCGCCCGGGCGGATGCCGGCCAACCGATCGCATCGGTTCACCCCTCGTTGGTCGGTCGCGTCGATCTGGTGCTGGAGGAACTCGACGCAGACAAAATCGCGTCCCGGTGTGACGTGGCGATGTGTTGTTTGCCCCACGGTGCGTCAGCCGAAACCGTTCGAGGTCTTTGTGCGGCCGGTGTTCGGGTGATCGATTTCAGTGCCGACTTTCGATTGTCGTCGCTCGACGTCTATGAACACTGGTATAAGGTGAAGCACCCATGGCCGGAGCGGGTGGGCCAAACCGTTTATGGATTGCCCGAGTTCTTTGCCGATGAAATCGCCAAGGCTGACTTGGTGGCGAATCCCGGGTGCTACCCGACGAGTGCGATTCTTCCCTTGGCCCCGCTGGCTAAGGCTGGCTTGATCGAAACGGATGACATCATCGTCGATAGTAAAAGCGGGGTCAGTGGTGCCGGGCGAGGGCTAAAGCTAGGCACATTGTATTGTGAAACGAACGAATCGATCGCGGCGTATGCCGTCGGAAGTCACCGTCATGGCCCCGAAATCGACGACTTGGTTGGACGGATCGGCGGCATCGATCCGCAAGTCATCTTCACTCCTCATTTAACACCGATGTCGCGAGGGATTTTGTCGACGATCTACGTTCGCCCAAAAAGCGATGACGTAGTAGGTGCGGTCAAGCAGGTCACACAATGTTGGCGCGATTGTTACGGCGAACAACCATTCGTCAATGTCGTCGATCATCTACCGGCGACCGCACACGTTGCCGGGACGAACTATGTTCAAATGGCGGCGCGAGCTTCGGGAAAACGAGTCGTCCTCTTGTCGGCGATCGATAATCTGGCCAAGGGAGCAAGCGGTGCGGCGATCCAAAACATGAACGTGATGTTTGGAATCGATCAGCAAGTCGGCCTGAACTGA
- a CDS encoding type II CAAX endopeptidase family protein, producing MQNSDPSSRFESNDEDPSANAPHEIPSNPYDPPAFKPSPVGASQSEGLEFSGPPSGTVDQSVEHHSSGQDRSPLPPPVNGNPIALQVHDFRTQAPGLYRIIAFLWNAIGMPAVSLLVFFGASFVAIVIAAMVVHGEFHPRMLGNAEVMAKVTQSRVGFLILVLAPQLALVSTAIVLPLLSPDGFRRRLSLVRGHWPLWAWTAAAMTTPLIGWISSIVVGTLMGESENMKMMTDVFRGHGESGFLIPLALMIGATPALCEELVFRGYIQTRLNTVVGPFFGIAIASVLFAVFHWDLVHVIAVLPLGFYLGVIAWRSGSLFPAMLAHFVNNSISVFAVVMAPEQEGDLPSVKLVAFFGTALLLALASSIVTAIALWRLPMPVSQAIETHDETQDIVVSS from the coding sequence ATGCAAAACTCCGATCCGTCATCGCGCTTCGAATCCAACGACGAAGACCCGTCCGCAAACGCACCGCACGAAATTCCGTCGAACCCGTATGATCCGCCAGCGTTTAAGCCATCCCCGGTAGGAGCGTCGCAGTCCGAGGGGCTGGAATTCTCGGGACCGCCCTCGGGGACCGTTGACCAATCGGTTGAACATCATTCCAGCGGACAGGATCGTTCTCCGCTGCCCCCGCCGGTCAATGGCAATCCGATCGCGCTGCAAGTTCATGATTTTCGCACGCAGGCACCGGGCTTGTACCGAATCATCGCGTTTCTGTGGAATGCGATTGGCATGCCGGCCGTTTCATTGTTGGTTTTCTTTGGCGCCAGCTTCGTCGCAATTGTGATCGCGGCGATGGTCGTTCACGGCGAGTTCCATCCGCGTATGCTGGGCAACGCCGAAGTGATGGCCAAGGTCACGCAGTCACGTGTTGGCTTTTTGATACTGGTCTTGGCTCCGCAATTGGCGTTGGTGTCGACCGCGATTGTGCTTCCGCTACTGTCACCCGATGGGTTCCGCCGCCGCCTTTCGCTGGTCCGTGGTCATTGGCCGCTGTGGGCCTGGACGGCGGCCGCAATGACGACGCCGTTGATCGGTTGGATATCATCGATCGTAGTGGGGACACTGATGGGCGAAAGTGAGAATATGAAAATGATGACTGACGTGTTCCGCGGACACGGCGAGTCAGGGTTTCTAATCCCCCTTGCGCTGATGATCGGTGCGACGCCGGCCCTGTGCGAAGAATTAGTTTTTCGTGGCTACATCCAAACGCGACTTAATACCGTGGTCGGACCGTTCTTTGGGATCGCGATCGCTTCGGTCTTATTCGCCGTGTTCCATTGGGACTTGGTGCACGTGATCGCCGTATTGCCACTAGGGTTTTATCTTGGCGTGATCGCATGGCGAAGCGGATCGTTGTTCCCCGCAATGCTGGCCCACTTCGTCAATAACTCGATCAGTGTCTTTGCCGTGGTGATGGCGCCGGAACAAGAGGGCGACCTTCCTTCGGTCAAGCTGGTCGCATTTTTTGGGACCGCGCTCTTATTGGCGTTGGCCAGTTCGATTGTCACGGCGATCGCGTTGTGGCGGCTCCCGATGCCGGTGTCACAGGCGATCGAAACACACGACGAAACTCAAGACATCGTCGTGTCATCCTAA
- a CDS encoding ATP-binding response regulator, whose translation MAKVLLVEDSPTQAIEMRMLLEEGCHEVKHAMNGKLALDVLAEDVPDIVVTDLEMPEVNGLELVEVMRTDYPHIPAILVTARGSEELASQALQKGAAGYVPKSDLQSLLNNTIVDVLGVIRTDASFTKLISTLKKNVFEFEMENDAELISPLVGLLMQVVAGMELISGADMNRLGVAIEHALVNAMFRGNLQLGRSVTPAHHALIYEDASTDLIERRRSEEPYKDRKVYVHASASKDEIRIVIRDEGPGFDTDKVPRTVSADLFTTETGQGLVLMKSFADELSYNESGNEVTMVKRCHSPVLV comes from the coding sequence ATGGCAAAAGTTTTACTGGTCGAAGACAGTCCGACCCAAGCGATCGAGATGCGAATGTTGCTCGAAGAGGGATGTCACGAGGTCAAGCATGCGATGAATGGGAAACTTGCCCTGGACGTCCTTGCCGAGGACGTTCCGGACATCGTCGTGACCGATCTGGAAATGCCGGAAGTCAACGGACTGGAACTGGTCGAAGTCATGCGGACGGACTATCCGCACATCCCGGCGATCCTGGTGACCGCCCGCGGCAGTGAAGAATTGGCGTCGCAAGCCCTGCAAAAAGGCGCCGCCGGCTACGTCCCAAAAAGCGACCTGCAATCGCTGCTCAATAACACGATCGTTGATGTGTTGGGCGTGATTCGCACCGACGCAAGTTTTACCAAACTGATCTCGACGCTGAAAAAGAACGTGTTCGAGTTTGAGATGGAAAACGACGCCGAGTTGATCTCACCGCTGGTCGGTTTATTGATGCAAGTCGTCGCTGGGATGGAATTGATCAGCGGCGCGGACATGAATCGACTCGGTGTTGCGATCGAGCACGCATTGGTCAACGCCATGTTCCGAGGCAACCTGCAACTCGGTCGCTCGGTCACCCCGGCCCACCACGCACTGATTTACGAAGACGCATCGACGGATCTGATCGAACGCCGACGAAGCGAAGAGCCCTACAAGGATCGCAAGGTCTATGTCCACGCGTCCGCTTCGAAAGACGAAATTCGAATCGTGATCCGCGACGAAGGCCCCGGATTCGACACCGACAAGGTGCCACGCACCGTGAGCGCCGATCTGTTCACAACCGAGACCGGCCAAGGACTTGTATTGATGAAGAGCTTCGCCGACGAACTGAGCTACAACGAATCCGGCAACGAAGTCACGATGGTGAAACGCTGCCATTCACCCGTACTCGTGTAG
- a CDS encoding efflux RND transporter periplasmic adaptor subunit, whose protein sequence is MSSTKQTGRRKKGSPPSRGFIHAVQALAAAVVVPVLGFSLSSFFFGADPRIDENVLLHTVSPQDLNVTVIERGNLQSQNNREINCMVEDVQRDGINGTPILWIVPNGSRVKKGDLLVELESAPMREELDQQILDTEEARSTQIQAEANFKNQIVQNETSKAEAELQVQLAKLELKMFTDDESGTHKLAVEEIKRTIDEVNNQILEAQATLELRRDDRRGIDSLYKLGYANRNELRKSELAYLQAEGKYAAQLNKLETTLATLRKKENYEQEMELLRLRGKLATAEQGLERTLRNNEAKLAQVQAILRARTESLKKEEERLERYQEQLAACKIYAPEDGMVAYASSRNDEIREGAPARYRQHLMSLPSLRQMQVQTAVHESDLDQINIGMKVRITVDAFPEMEYMGTVQSIAVLPDQNGWLSSGTKVYTTIVTIDDEVEQLKPGMTAVTEIMVDSIKETVAVPIQAVIERDDQTVVLVRQNNRLSIRNVEVGRETDSLVQIADGLATGEQIALNPREFVDELLGEG, encoded by the coding sequence ATGTCTTCAACCAAGCAAACGGGCCGACGGAAAAAGGGTTCGCCCCCAAGCCGCGGCTTCATTCACGCTGTCCAAGCCCTGGCCGCCGCCGTTGTGGTTCCGGTGCTCGGGTTTTCGCTGTCCTCCTTCTTTTTCGGGGCCGATCCCCGGATCGACGAGAACGTGTTGCTGCACACGGTGTCGCCGCAGGACCTGAATGTCACCGTGATCGAACGCGGGAATCTGCAAAGTCAGAACAACCGCGAGATCAATTGCATGGTCGAAGACGTTCAGCGCGACGGCATCAACGGTACGCCGATCCTGTGGATTGTTCCCAACGGTAGCCGGGTTAAAAAGGGCGACCTGCTCGTCGAACTTGAATCTGCGCCGATGCGCGAAGAACTCGATCAGCAGATCCTTGATACCGAAGAAGCTCGCTCGACCCAGATTCAAGCCGAGGCGAACTTCAAGAACCAAATCGTTCAAAACGAGACCAGCAAAGCCGAAGCGGAACTACAAGTTCAGCTCGCTAAGCTGGAGCTGAAAATGTTCACCGATGACGAGAGCGGAACACACAAGCTGGCGGTCGAGGAAATCAAGCGAACGATCGACGAAGTCAACAATCAGATTCTCGAAGCCCAGGCGACCTTGGAATTGCGTCGTGACGATCGTCGCGGGATCGACTCGTTGTACAAACTTGGTTATGCCAACCGCAACGAATTGCGAAAGAGCGAACTCGCGTACCTGCAAGCCGAAGGAAAGTACGCCGCCCAGCTCAACAAGTTAGAAACCACGCTGGCGACGCTGCGAAAGAAAGAAAACTACGAGCAGGAAATGGAACTGTTGCGATTGCGAGGCAAACTCGCGACCGCCGAGCAGGGCCTTGAGCGAACGCTGCGAAACAATGAAGCTAAACTGGCTCAGGTTCAAGCGATCTTGCGTGCCCGAACAGAGTCACTGAAGAAGGAAGAAGAGCGTCTCGAGCGTTATCAGGAGCAATTGGCAGCCTGCAAAATTTACGCTCCCGAGGATGGCATGGTTGCTTACGCTTCCTCGCGTAACGACGAGATCCGCGAAGGCGCCCCGGCTCGCTATCGTCAACACCTGATGTCGCTCCCGTCGCTGCGACAAATGCAGGTTCAAACGGCGGTGCACGAATCGGATTTGGATCAGATCAACATCGGAATGAAGGTCCGCATTACCGTCGATGCCTTTCCCGAAATGGAATACATGGGCACCGTCCAGTCGATCGCCGTTTTGCCAGATCAAAACGGTTGGCTAAGCAGTGGGACGAAGGTCTACACGACGATTGTGACGATCGACGACGAAGTTGAACAATTGAAACCAGGGATGACGGCCGTGACCGAAATCATGGTCGATTCGATCAAGGAAACCGTTGCCGTGCCGATTCAGGCGGTGATCGAACGAGACGATCAAACGGTCGTTTTGGTGCGTCAAAACAATCGACTGAGTATTCGCAACGTCGAAGTCGGCCGCGAAACCGATTCTCTGGTTCAAATCGCCGATGGCTTGGCCACCGGCGAACAAATTGCGTTGAACCCACGAGAGTTCGTCGATGAACTGTTGGGCGAAGGCTGA